The Elusimicrobiaceae bacterium genome contains the following window.
CCATGATAAACGAAGCGGAAGCCTCGTCGCCGCCGCTGTCAATCCAGCTGTCGCTCAGCGTCACGGCTTTGTTGGCGTAACTTAAAAATTCCGTTTCAAAAGCGCCGGTGTCCTGCCCGGTTTTGTCATAATTCTGGGAAAACTTCCACCAGTTGAGCGCGGCAAGCGCCAGATAGCCGGCGGGATGAGTCGGCGAAGATACTATAAGCGATTGAAATTCCGTTTGCGCGCCGTCAAAATCCAGCCTGTACATTTTCTGGATACCGGCCAGCCATCTGGTGTCAATATCCTCGCCAAGACTGAACACGCCCGTGGAGGCGCAGAACGCCGGCATTTGCGCCAGCAACAGCACACAGGCCAGAAACATTTTTTTCTTCATATTCATATCCGGTTATATTATATTATACTGTTTCATGCAGCGGATCAATATAGCGCGGCACAAGCCGCCGGAACGCGCAGCATGGTAATCTATGGAAAAAACCGCCTTTGACGGGTTTGCCCTGGCAGCCGGACTCTGCCTTGCGGAGGAAAACGGTAAAGTTTCCTGCCAGGCCTGCGCGCACGCCTGCGTTATCGCCGACGGAGCCCGGGGAGTCTGCGGCGCACGCTTTAACAGCAACGGAACACTGCATGCGCCGAGCGGCTATGTGGCGGCCCTGGCAGCCGATCCGGTGGAAAAAAAACCTTTCTATCATTTTCATCCGGGCGCGCTCACGCTGTCGTTCGGTATGCCGGGCTGTAACTTCTCCTGCCGGTTCTGCCAGAATCACGAACTTTCCCAGAACCTGCGCGCCGGCGGCCCGGATCTGCCGGTTTCAGCGGTCACGCCTGAAAAAATTGCCGGCGCGGCTGTTTCTGCCGGCGCGGCGATAATCGTTTCCACCTACAATGAACCGTTCATCTCCTGCGAATGGGGAAAAGAAGTCTTCATCGCCGCGCGCGCAAAGGGACTGAAAACCGCGTTCGTGTCAAACGGGTTCGCGTCCGAAAAATCCGCCCGTTACATAATGCCGTTTCTTGACGCCTGCAACATAGACCTGAAATGTTTCAGCGACAGAACTTACCGGGAAATCATCGGCGGGCGGCTGGAACCGGTGCTCGACACCATCCGGCTGATGTGGGAAGCCGGGGTCTGGGTGGAGGTAACCACGCTGGTCATACCGGACCTGAACGACAGCGACGCCGAACTGGCACAAACCGCCGGATTCTGCGCCGGCATTTCACCCGAAATGCCCTGGCATGTTACGGCATTTCACCCGGCTTGCAATATGCGTGATAAAGGCCGCACTCCCGCCGCGACACTGGCGCGCGCCGCCGGGATCGGGCGCAAAGCCGGGCTGAAGTATGTGTACACCGGAAATATTGCCGGCGGACAGCAGGACACCCTCTGCCCGCATTGCCATGCGCGCGCTATTGAGCGCGACGGGTTCGCCGTTGTTTCCCGCGCGGTAACGGCCGGCGGCTGCTGCGCCGCCTGCGGCGGGAATATCGCCGGCAGGTTCAGTCCAGTTTGATTTTATTGAAAAGGTTGTCCGCTTCCGGCACGCGCAAAGCCGCCGCGATGCCAAGCGCAAAAGCCAGTACCGGCGGCAATGCGGCGAGAAAAACGCTGGAAAAGGAAAGCGTGCCCGCCAGTTGAAAGGCCAGGAAACACGGCAGCACAAGCGTAACCGCCGCCAGAGCGAGCTTATCCGTCAGCTCTTTCGGATGCAGCATCCGCAGCGCGAACAGCATCAGATAATACCCGCCCGCCACATTCAGCATGGTAACAACGGCAAACGCCAGTTTGTCATAAGTGCTGCGCTGCGAACGGAAAAGCCGCGAACCGGCGGTGTGCAGCAGATATCTGCTCAATAGCCACTGCGCGGCCACGACAATCAGCAGTTCCACGAATAGAAACAGCGAAACCAGCCCGGCGGTCAGCATCGAAGTCAGAAAAAAATGATTTTCGATCCGCGCTAAAAATTCCCTGAACACCGCCGCCATGGACGGGCTTGCCGCCGTCATCCGGGGCTGGCCCGGCGCAACCGCGCCGCCGGCCGGGCGGAAGTTTTTTTTATCGCGCGCTTTGGTCATAAGCTGCTCCGTGCGGGTTACAGATATTCGAATAATTCCAGAGTGTCTTTTCGGTTTCGCCAGTCGGGCGTATGTTTTACAAACAGTTCCAGCCGGACAGGCCGGCCCAGAAATTTCTCGATTTCCGGCGTGCTGTTTTCCCGCAGCTGTTTGATCATCTTGCCGCCTTTGCCCACGATAATTCCTTTCTGCGTGTCGCGTTCGACATGAATAACCGCGCGGATATGGTCGGGGCCGTTTCTGCGTTCATGAAATTCCTCTATTTCAACGGCGCAGGAGTAAGGAATTTCCTCGCTGAACAAATGAAAAATCTGCTCGCGGATGAATTCGGCCGCATAGAACCGTTCCCAGCGGTCGGTCCACTGTCCGTCCGGGAAATAATGCGGATGAG
Protein-coding sequences here:
- the amrS gene encoding AmmeMemoRadiSam system radical SAM enzyme — translated: MEKTAFDGFALAAGLCLAEENGKVSCQACAHACVIADGARGVCGARFNSNGTLHAPSGYVAALAADPVEKKPFYHFHPGALTLSFGMPGCNFSCRFCQNHELSQNLRAGGPDLPVSAVTPEKIAGAAVSAGAAIIVSTYNEPFISCEWGKEVFIAARAKGLKTAFVSNGFASEKSARYIMPFLDACNIDLKCFSDRTYREIIGGRLEPVLDTIRLMWEAGVWVEVTTLVIPDLNDSDAELAQTAGFCAGISPEMPWHVTAFHPACNMRDKGRTPAATLARAAGIGRKAGLKYVYTGNIAGGQQDTLCPHCHARAIERDGFAVVSRAVTAGGCCAACGGNIAGRFSPV